The sequence ccgaattattaatattaatactagtataaataaataaataaataaataaataaataaataaataggatGAGAGTTTTTGTGTGGTGCGACTGTTTCTCCTATCCTCAGTCCCTCTCCCTTGTCCTTgtccttctttcaaatttttttgtcTCCTCATCCCTCTTCTAAATCTTCAACTTCGACTTCGATTTCATGTCCATCGCATTGTTTACCTCTCCAATTCTCCCTCTTTCAAGTTCCAATTTTGTATCCCTCTCGTCTCTAGTATTCTCTCTCGATTTCGTCTGCGTTTCGATAGTTCTGTCTACCTTTTAGTTTTTTTGCTTCACTTTATCTATTTTGTACAATTTCATGTCTGCTGCACCATCTACCTTCAGTCTTTTGCTTTAGCTGTTTCATTCGTCTACTTCAGCTATTTCGCTCGCTTGTTTCAATTATTCTATTCAACTCGACAATCCAACTCAACCCCAGCCTGAATTTTTAgagttggattaggttgggttggaGACCCTATTCAAGCCACTCAGTTAGCCAACCCTGACCAACCAAAAAATATAGGTTGGTCCAAGAAAATCTCCCAATCCAACCCATCCCACCTCAATTCGTGTACACCTATATAATTACTACACATGAATTACTATGctaattttcaaagtttaaacaagcaaattttaaaatctaaagataaaaatgaaacttttaaaTCTAACATCTTTTTttgacaaaggaaaaaaaagaaaagaaaagaaaaaaaattaaaaaatcccaaaatcccaaaatacaatttagaaaaaaagaagagtaatataattaaattaacttcTATCACTGTCTGTGTCTTTTCTCGAAGGGGATAAACCCAGAGATATGctcttaaaaattgaattttgagaaaaatatttaacGGATATTCCCGTACTACCCCTTCGAATATTCTCCCTTTCCGCTTATATTACCGTCTTCCTCGTCTTCCTCGTCTTCCCTCTTTCATTTTCCCCACTAATTTTAACTTCACTCACTTTCCTTCACAATTTTCTTCCCCATTATCcgattttcttccatttttacaCACATGAAATTCGGGAAAAGTCTCAGCAACCAAATCGAAGAGACCTTGCCGGAATGGCGGGACAAATTCCTCTCCTACAAGGACCTTAAGAAGAAGCTCAAACTTGTACAGCCTAAGTCCGGCGACATTAACCGGCCATCCAAAAAGCCCAAGCTCGACGCCGACGCCGATTCCATCTCCAATGAAGTCATTGATTTCATTACTCTCTTAGAAAAGGAACTCGAGAAATTCAATTCGTTCTTCGTCGAGAAGGAGGAGGAGTACATAATCAGATTGAAGGTATTTTTCGTTTATATATATGTCCATTGTTGAAAATTTCGACTGAGGCACTTGATTTTGTGTATTCTAATCTACATTCTGGGTATCTGCTGATTTCATTTTCTTGATTAGAATCTCGTTAGAGACTGATTGAATTGAACTTTACTTTCGACTAATTGACTAACTGGAACACTGTAGAAGGTATCTTCAAGCGTTTAATAATTTCACATCACAGAGTAATCCACTGAAACTAAACGTAACTAAACGATGTCGCTTTTGCTTTGCGAGGTCAAAAGACATCCCACCGTAAACATTTGAAAGAGGGtagttaattattttgttttagctATCAAAATCTAACTTACAAGAAAAGATAACTTACAACCCACCGTTCTTTTCTTTTGTCTCCTCAAATCTGCTTTCCTTCCTTTTGACTCTTGGAATGAGAATAGAGAGTTAATTTGGCCCACGTTGCAACAACTTTGCCACTTACTCGAGTGTCTAGGGCTGTACATGACCATGCCTGCCGgcttatctttatctttttGTGTGTTTGGCGGCAATATTTTATGCTTACAGTCATCAgcttataatattttattggtttttagATCTTGAGTTTTATACGTCATCCGAGCTCTGAAAGTCACAGTTGTTCAACTGTGCCAAATACAACGATACTTTGTCTAATGTAACACTATATTCGTTTTGGCGATGCCcattttgtttgtttgaaatTTGAGTTGGACCAGAGAAAATTTTGGTTGAATATTGTATGCCGATTGAAATATTGACAAAGTTGTCTTGGTTTTTGGTGGGGAATTTAACAGGAGTTACAAGATAGTGTAGCTAAAGCAAAAGACTTTGACGAAGAGTTGATACAAATTCGTAAAGAGATTGTTGACTTTCATGGCGAGATGGTTTTGTTGGAGAATTACAGTGCTCTTAACTATACAGGTAACCACATGGTTTCTATGGTTGTTCTAACGTCTAAATGATGTCACGACATATGCAAAAgctaatatatttttctctgtTGCCTACATATTTAAATAGTTGAAAATATCACGGGAATTATTTGCTTTATTCGCTGTCTATTGTTGATTTGATTCCCCCATTTCTGCTTCATGTTGTTGTTTACTCTAATTTCGCTCCCCTTACATTTTGTTCATGGTTCACTCTTTACTATTTTCCTGGACGCCTTGTCTACCTTAGGACTAGATCAACAACTCTGAATTTTAAGTTATTGAGTTGTGAAGTTTTCAACTTAAATGCTTGAACTCAATCCTCAAGATTATCTACAAACATTTCGAGTCTTATTACTGACACCCTTAGGCCTTAGGGGTCTTGGCCAGTTTAACTTTTAATGTCATTGTTGGAAGAAACATACTTAAGTGCATCTTCGGCTATATTCATCTTTGTGCGTCTCACCATAGTTTGCTATGTGCCAATCTCTTCATACTTCTTCAAAATATTATtgactttttttgttttttgtgatTTGAGTGAGATACACAAAGATGGGtgcattttctcttgtagaaaTGGTTTCAATTTCTAGATATTTGTGTTGGGATACTCACTTTTTGATGTATGGTCCTAATTCTTTTCATAAAGGTAATTGCTTTTGGGCTTTCAATTCCTTGGACCTTTCTCTGTGTGTCTATGGTTAGTCCTGTAGGGCTAGCACATTATCTAATATCTGTCATGATCAGCTGCACCAAATGCCTCCTTTGCTTTCTGCTCAATTAGCCCCACCACTTCTAAGATTTTATGCTAATTTAATTTACCTGTTTTAATTTACATCCTCTCATCTTATCTTCAACAGGCCTTGCTAAAATCCTCAAGAAGTATGACAAAAGAACAGGTGCACTTATTCGCCTACCCTTTATACAGAAGGTACTGCAACAGCCCTTCTTCACCACAGACCTACTCTATAAGCTTGTCAAAGAGTGTGAGGCAATGCTAGACCGCCTCTTCCCTGCAAATGAACAGCCTGCATTGGCCGAGGCAGCTGACAGCAATGAGGGATGTGCTCCTAGAGCATCTTCCACAGCCACCCCGAACAACGATGGGATTCTTGGAATGCCTAAGGAACTAGCAGAGATTGAGCACATGGAGAGCGTGTATATGAAGAGCACGCTGTCAGCGTTGCGAGTTCTGAAAGAAATTCGAAGTGGAAGCTCGACTGTCAATGAATTTTCATTGCCACCATTACAGATAAATGGACTAGAGGGGACATGGAAAAAAGTCCCTGTGCTTGAACAGGAAGCCGTAGCTAAGTAGAGTTTGGCTTTCAGAAGATAACATCactttatttcattacttttatgaCAGCATCTTGTAAGAATGAATTAGATACTAAAAAACATGTAAAATCTTAAATATAAATCCCCCCAAAAAAATAGTAAGTTGAAAG comes from Benincasa hispida cultivar B227 chromosome 2, ASM972705v1, whole genome shotgun sequence and encodes:
- the LOC120071586 gene encoding SPX domain-containing protein 1-like; amino-acid sequence: MKFGKSLSNQIEETLPEWRDKFLSYKDLKKKLKLVQPKSGDINRPSKKPKLDADADSISNEVIDFITLLEKELEKFNSFFVEKEEEYIIRLKELQDSVAKAKDFDEELIQIRKEIVDFHGEMVLLENYSALNYTGLAKILKKYDKRTGALIRLPFIQKVLQQPFFTTDLLYKLVKECEAMLDRLFPANEQPALAEAADSNEGCAPRASSTATPNNDGILGMPKELAEIEHMESVYMKSTLSALRVLKEIRSGSSTVNEFSLPPLQINGLEGTWKKVPVLEQEAVAK